The DNA window GTTCTACCTCCTCCCATTTTTTTTTCTCCTATATGAATGACTCCGTTTAAAAAAGTTCCGTTTGTAAGTATTACCGTTTTGCTGAATATTTCAACACCTAATGGGGTTTTTACACCTATGGCTTTTTTATCTTTTACCAATATTTCCGTTACCATTTCTTGCCAAAAGTCAATATTTTTATTGGCTTCTAATGCATATCTCCATTCTGAAGCAAATAACATTCTATCATTTTGAGATCGAGGGCTCCATACCGCGGGTCCCTTAGATTTGTTAAGCATACGAAATTGTATCATGGATTTATCAGATACAATACCCGACATTCCTCCAAGTGCATCTATTTCTCGGACTATTTGTCCTTTAGCTATGCCTCCCATTGCGGGATTACAGGACATTTGGGCAATAGTTTGCATATTCATAGTAATAAGCAAAACTTTGGATCCCATAGAGGCAGCAGCATGCGCAGCTTCACAACCCGCATGCCCTGCTCCTACTACTATAACATCATATTTATCAAACATGTATCGTTCATTGAAAAATATTTTAGTTCTTTTTCAAATCGGGTGGCTTGGGAAGAGTGTTAGTAGAATTTTTTTTGATGGGTTCTGTAGTAGGTGTTATACCCATATTTTTTAATACTAATTTAGAAACATCGGTTTCTTTATCTCCATACAAAAGAGCTTCAGCTCTCAATATATAAGTATACGCGTTTTCTTTTGCTATTGCATCAATTGATTTTTGAATTTTGTCGTATGCGGGTTGTAGTAACTGCACTTCTTTTTCTTGGAGAGATGTTTGTGCTTCTCTTTGAAATTTTTCAATAGATGCCTGTAAATTTTGTAATTCTTCTTGTTTATCAGACCTCTCTAACTCAGTCATTTTTTGATAATTTGTTTGAAAGTCCTGACCTTTTGATTGAAATTCTTTTACTTTTGATTCTAATCTATTTTCTAATTGTGATTTATATGCTTTCAATTCAGATTCTATCTGCTTTGCTTCAGGCATCTGGCTTAAAACATACTCTATACTCACATATCCTATTTTTATAGCAAGCTGCTGTGGATAAACAGAGGTGCTTATTACAATACACGCAAAAAATATACTTATTTTTTTTATCATTTTATTTGTTTGTTTATTAATTAAATTATTGTTTTATTCTTTTTTACTTTTTTGTGTTTTCGTTTTTGTATTTTCTTCGTCTATTACGCTATTATCATTATTGAGTCCAAGGGATTCTAACACTAAGTCTGTATAATCGTGAGTAGGATCTACATAAAGTACTACCAAATCACTGGATTTATCTAATAAGATTCCTAATCGTTGTGATTTTCTTACTTTATCAATGGCTTCGGCTACTTTATCTTGAACGGGTTTTATAAGTTCTTTTTTTTTTAGAAAATATAACCCTTCAAAACCAAATACTTTTTTATTATATTCCTTTATTTCTTCAAATTTTT is part of the Chitinophagaceae bacterium genome and encodes:
- a CDS encoding OmpH family outer membrane protein, with protein sequence MIKKISIFFACIVISTSVYPQQLAIKIGYVSIEYVLSQMPEAKQIESELKAYKSQLENRLESKVKEFQSKGQDFQTNYQKMTELERSDKQEELQNLQASIEKFQREAQTSLQEKEVQLLQPAYDKIQKSIDAIAKENAYTYILRAEALLYGDKETDVSKLVLKNMGITPTTEPIKKNSTNTLPKPPDLKKN